A genomic segment from Mycoplasmopsis arginini encodes:
- the truB gene encoding tRNA pseudouridine(55) synthase TruB, protein MFFKINKKRGESSFFAIKKFAKLNNIKKIGHSGTLDPLADGLLIVATDEDTKTLSYLVNDTKEYYVKATLHCTSRSYDEGEEVIYLDNKTKVTKEQIEDVLKKIQKQTKQIPPIFSAKKINGQRSYDLARKNIEVTLKECEIKIYELTLKEFNFETQTFAIYAKVSKGTYIRSLIHDIGLMLNTDAVVNILRRCAIGKIKLNDSLEYEKIVDIKSLFNVELYTLNDFEVKLIKSKVLYLERLKNINNKGIFIYKNQIIGCGIIKNGLINFNKVLFNRIFQNP, encoded by the coding sequence ATGTTTTTTAAAATAAATAAAAAACGCGGAGAATCAAGCTTTTTTGCAATAAAAAAATTTGCAAAACTAAATAACATAAAAAAAATTGGGCACAGTGGAACATTAGATCCATTAGCTGATGGACTTTTAATTGTAGCTACAGATGAAGATACAAAAACTCTTTCTTATTTAGTAAATGATACTAAAGAATATTATGTAAAAGCTACCTTGCATTGCACTTCGAGGAGTTATGATGAAGGTGAAGAGGTTATTTATTTAGATAATAAAACTAAAGTTACCAAAGAACAAATTGAAGACGTTTTGAAAAAAATTCAAAAGCAAACTAAACAAATTCCGCCAATTTTTTCAGCTAAAAAAATAAATGGCCAAAGAAGTTATGATTTAGCAAGAAAAAATATTGAAGTAACTTTAAAAGAGTGCGAAATTAAAATATATGAATTAACTTTAAAAGAGTTTAATTTTGAAACACAAACTTTTGCAATTTATGCCAAAGTTTCAAAGGGTACATATATAAGGTCTTTAATTCATGATATTGGCTTAATGTTAAATACCGATGCCGTTGTTAATATATTAAGAAGATGTGCAATTGGTAAAATAAAATTAAATGATAGTTTAGAATATGAAAAAATAGTTGATATAAAATCACTTTTTAATGTAGAATTATATACACTTAATGATTTCGAAGTTAAGCTGATAAAATCAAAAGTGCTATATCTAGAAAGATTAAAAAACATAAATAATAAGGGCATTTTTATTTATAAAAATCAAATAATTGGTTGTGGGATAATAAAAAACGGTTTAATAAACTTTAATAAAGTTTTATTCAACCGTATATTTCAAAACCCCTAA